In Desulfofustis limnaeus, the genomic stretch GGCCGACCGGGGCGGCCCACACTCGCTGGTGACCGCCTGGTGGCCGCTTTTAAGGACCTTCTCCAACCTGCTGCCGGTGATCGTCTCAACCATTAGAAGTCCTCCAATCTGAATGCCCGCGGGCCGCCCGCCCGATCCTTCGACCAATCTTTGATCGGCATCACCTTCTCGTAATCACCAAGGCGGCCAAGTGCCTCCAGCCGGTCGACGACCAGTTGCCAGGCACACTCGGTTTCCTTGGAGATCTCACATTTACCGTTGGTCGAACCGCCGCAGGGGCCGTTGAGCAGCCGTTTGGCGCAGCGGCTCACCGGACAGACGCCACCGGTTACCCCGAGCACGCAGTCGCCGCAGGCCTGGCATTTTTCGCGAAACAACCCGACTTCCGGGACATCGCCGAGAAACGTCGTGTTGAGCGCCGGGTAGACGGGAATCTTCGGATATCGTTCAGCCATGAACTGGACGCCGATCCCACAGGCCAGGCTCAAGACTGCTTCCGAACCACGAATCAGCTCGTCGGTGCGCTCGAAGAACTCGTGCTCGCACTGACGCTCGACACCGCTGTCCACAATCTCCCTGGCCAAGTCCTCCTGGGTGGCTCGCATCCGCAGTTGCGAAGCGAGGATGCCGGCCTCCTTGTTGCCGCCCTGGTGGCAAACGGCCACACAGGTATTGCAGCCGAACACGGTCAGCTGCCGATGGTCCTTGACCATCTGCCAGATTTCTTCAAACGGTTTCTGTTGTCCGACGATCATAACGTTAGGCTCCTTTGTTGGCGGGACTCCGATACGTCGAATGGTTATGGGATCGTTTCGGCCGCAGGCGTGGCAACCTCATCCTGATGACGCTTCAGGGCGAGCCAGATGGGCGACGGCCCCAATTCCTTGATCCGCTCGGTGAACTCGGTGCAGATCTCCGCCCATCTCGGTCCCTGGGCGGCCGAGAGGTTATAGAACTGCACCCGCTCCGGGTTGATTCCGACCGTGGTCAGCAGTTTTTTCACCCGTTGGATCCGTTTGGCGGCGTTGGTATTTCCTTCCAGGAAATGGCATTGACCGGGAAGTCAGCCGGCCACGAAGACGCCGTCGATTCCCCGTTCAAAGGCATGTAGCACGTAGATCTGATCGAGCTTGCCGGTGCAGGGCAAGCGGACGATCTTGACGTTGGGCTGGTAGGACAGCCGCATCACGCCGGCCAGATCAGCGGCGGCAAAGGCGCAGTAATGGCAGGCAAAGGCGATGATGTTGGCCTGCCAGCCGGCCGGTATCTGCTCGGGTCTTATTTCCGGATTCACAGGCTCCTTGGAGACGTCTTCACCAATGGTCATGCTCTTGTTACCCTCCCATGGCCGGGGTTAATGAAGTTCGGTCACCGAATCGATCATGGCGATAATCTGGTCATCCCTGAAGAAGTTGACCTGAAAGGCCTTGGCCGGGCAGATGCCGGCGCAGATACCGCAGCCGGTACATTTCACCTCGTTGTGGCTGACCCGCCCATCCTCGTCGATGAACGGCGAGCCGAACGGGCAGGCTCGGAAACAGGCCAGACAGGACATGCAGATGTCCCGGTTATGCTTGGAGATGATGCCCGAGACCTTCAGGTTCTCCTTGGACAACAGCGCCCCGGCCCGACCGGCGGCAGCCAGCGACTGGCTGATGGTCTCCTCGAGATTTTTCGGGGCATGGGCCAGCCCGGCCAGGAAAAAGCCCTCGCTGGGAAAATCCACCGGCCGCAGTTTCACATGGGCCTCCATGAAGAACTCGTCGATATTGCAGGTGAGCTTGTACCGTTTGGCCAGCTCCGCTGCATCGGGGCGAGGGCGCAACCCGGTGGAAAGCACCACGTAATCGGCATCGATGTTCATCTCCTTGCCCAATACCTTGTCCGGGAAGCTGACCCGGCAACGCTCGCCTTCGGTCTCCACCCGCGGCTTTTCGTCCGGCGTGAAGAGGAAGAACAGGACACCGAGGTCACGGGCCTTTTTGTAATAATCTTCCTTCAGACCGTAGGCACGCATATCGCGGTAGAGGACAGCCACCGTGGCCTGCGGCGCCCGTTCCTTGATGGCGATGCTGTTCTTCAGGGCATCCTGGCAGCAGATGCGTGAACAATAGTTGGCCGGTTCCTCGCGGGAACCGACACATTGGATCATCATGTAGGTCTCACCGGCGACCGGCTCGCGGCCAGCCAGCAGATCCTCGAGCTGGCGCTGGGTGATGACCCGCTCGGAGTCGCCGTACCCGTACTCCTGCGGCGGGTACTCGACACCGCCGGAGGCAATGAGTACCGCCCCATGTTCGATGACGGCGCCGTCCTGCAGCGAGGTCTTGAAGTTACCGACAAAACCATCGGTGTGATCGACGGCCGTGCCCAGATGGACCTCGATGGCCGGATGCTGCTCCACCCGATCGATGGTCTCGCCCAGGAAGGCCTGCACATCATCGCCTTCAAGGTTACGCCGCAGCCGCCGCAGCAGGCCGCCCAGCTGTGCTTCCCGCTCCACCAAATGCACCTTGAACCCTTGCGCGGCCAGCGAAAGAGAGGCGTTCATGCCGGCAATGCCGCCACCGATGACCAGTGCGGCGTGGGTCACACCCACCGAGTTCTGGGCCACCGGCTCCAGCAGCCGTCCTTTGGCGATGTTCATGTTGGTGATCTCGATGGCCTTGCGGGTGGCGGCCTCTCGGTCGTCCTTGTGGACCCAGGAGCATTGTTCCCGGATATCGGCCAGCTCGAACAGGAATTTGTTGAGGCCCACCTCACGGATGGTATCCTGGAACAGCGGCGAGTGGGTGCGCGGCGTACAGGAGGCGATGATCACCCGGTTGAGTCCCTTCTCCTTGATGGTCTCCTTGACCTTCTCCTGGCCGTCCGGCGCACAGGCGTAAATCACCGTCTCGGCATGGGCCACGCCCGGCTGGGCAGCGGCGGCCTCGGCCACCTTCTGCACATCGACGGTGCCGGCGATGTTGATGCCGCAATGGCAGACAAAGACGCCGATCCGCGGCTCTTCGCCGGTGATGTCTCTCTCCGGTGGCAGTACCACCGCCTCGATCTCGGTGCCGCGCCGCTCGCCCAGCAGCGACATGGCGGACGCCGCGGCGCCGCTGGCCTGGGTTACCGTCTCCGGAATATCCTTGGGTCCCTGGTAGATGCCGGCCACGTAAATGCCGGGCCGACTCGTTTCCACCGGACGCAGCTTCGAGGTAGCGGCAAACCCATAGCCGTCGGCCTCGATGCCGAAGGTCTCGGCAAAGGCCCGGGCCTGCAGGTGCGGCTCAAAACCGATGGAGAGGATGACCAGGTCGAACTCCTCGTTGATCCGCCGCCCCGAATCGTCCACGTAATGGATGATCACGTTGGAGGTCGCGGGATCCTCGATCACCTCGGAGACCATGGCCCGCCGATAAATGGCACCGCTCTCGTTCTTCGCCTTGTCGATGTACTTGTCGAAGTCCTTGCCGAAGGCGCGCAGCTCCATGTAGAAGACGGTGGCCTGCACCTCGGCATCGTGCTCCTTGGCGATGATCGCCTGCTTGGCGGCGTACATGCAGCAGACCGACGAGCACCAGGGATTGGCATTGTGGCTGTTGCGCGAGCCGACACACTGGATCCAGGCCAGCCGCTTCGGGTGGGCCTGGTCGGAGGGACGGGCCACGGTGCCGCCGCACGGCCCCGAGGCCGAGAGCAGCCGCTCGAACTGCAGGGAGGTGACCACGTTCTTGATCTTCCCGTAGCCAAACTCCCGGCGGATGGCCGGATCGTAAGTCTTCAGGCCGGGGGTGAGGACGATCGAACCGACGTGGAGGTCATAGACCCGGTCCTGGTCAGCGAAGTTGATGGCCTTGGCGTCGCAGGCCTTCTCACACTTGCGGCAGACGTCCTTGGTCAGATAGAGACAGAAGCGCTTGTCGATCGCCCGGGTGTTGGGCACCGCCTGCGGAAACAGGGAGAAGATCGCCTTGCGGTTGTCCAGGCCGAGGTTGAATTCGTTGGGGACCCGCACCGGGCAACCCGGCTCGCAGGCGCCACAGCCGGTGCAGCGGTCCGGATCGACATACCGGGCCGGCTGTTCGATGGTGACGGTGAAATCGCCTTCCCGGCCGGCCACCGACTTGACCGTGGCCAGGGTATGCATCTTGATGTTGGGATGCCGGCTCGACTCCACCATGCGCGGCGAGATCATGCACATGGCGCAGTCGCCGGTGGGAAACGTCTTATCGAGTCGGGCCATGGTGCCGCCGATCGACGACTCGTCGCCGATCATGTGCACCAGCAGGCCGCTGTCCGCCATGTCGAGGGCGGCCTGCATACCGCCGACCCCGGAGCCGACCACCAGTACCGACCCAACCTTGCTGCGATTTTCTTTCCCAAGGGCGTCAAGCGTCACGGCAACCTCCTTCGGATCAGGCCCTGATCGCCACCCAACCGAATCCGCATGCTCTTCCGGTTGCGGCTGCGGGCACTGACCGGCTTGGTTCGAATGGACTGTCGTGCCAGCGGCACGGTTCAGCCCTGGTATTATCATGGAATTTTTTCGGTAAGACAATCACTTTTTTGAGGGGCGGACAGGTATCGCCGTCGATTGTTCTGCCACAAAGCGGTACCGGCCCCGATCAGCGGCCGGTTCCGCTTTTTCTGTTTGTGATTCCACCTGGTTCTCGGCTGTCGCGCTCCATCCATCGGCCATTCATGACCAACAGGGGGGCGTGGTTCGAGGTGAACAGGGGCGGATCGCGCCGCAGGATTGCAGCAAGCGGTGGTTGACGCTTGAATTCACGATCGAGAAAGCGGCGCACCTGCCGCCGGTCCCAGCCCTGCGGGTGACGAAAATCGGTGTACAGGGCCAGATCGTCGTCGGAAAACGGCATCGTCTCCACCGTCGCCGCCTCCGGGCTGTCGATCGGCATGTTGAAGATTGCCAGATTGAGAAAGGTGATGGCCCGGTGATGATCGCCGACAAAGCTCATCGTTCGCCGGGCATCCTCCTCGGTCTCCGCCGGCGTTCCAAACAACAGGTAGACATAGGTGGCGATCCCGGCCCGGCGCAGGTTTGCCAACGCCTGTGCGGCGGTATCCAGGTCGATGCCCTTGTCCAGCGTATCGAGCACCCGTTGGGAGCCAGACTCCAAGCCAAGCTTCAGCATCACGCAGCCGGACGCCTTGAGTCGGCGGCAGAAATCCGCGTCCGCCAACCGTTTGTCGATCCTGGCAAATCCGTACCAGGGCACGCCCGGATAACCGGCAGTGAAGCTGTCCAGCACCGCCGGCGGCACACCGTTGTCGAGCAGGTGGAGCAATCCCGGCCGGTAGCGCTGAGTGAGGCCGGTCAACTCGGCATGCACCTCTGCCGGCGATTTCATGACAAACCGATTGCCTTCGGCCCGCTCCGGGCAAAAGCTGCACCGATTCCAGTAACAGCCGCTCGAACAGCTGTAGGGCACTATGAAACCCGGCGCCACATAGTCATCCAGCATCAATCCGTCAAAATCAAGGCCACCCGACCGGCCGCCCTCACCCACCGCACCATCTGAGCGCCCCAGCAACGCAAGCAGCGGTGCTTCTCCCGGCCCCGCGACGCAGTGGTCGATCAGCCCCGCGAACGGCTCCGCCCAGCGTGGGCTGCGCATCCATGAAGTCATCAGCCCGCCGCCGACGATCACCCTGGTCGCCGGTGCCAATCGCCGCACCAACCCGATCAAGGTGAAGCCGCTCAACGCCTGGCTGAGATAATTGAGGGAAACCCCGACCCAACCGTCCCCCTGATCGTTCAACAGTTCCGGCAACCGTCGCCGCAACAGGGCAAAAAACGGACTACGTTCCGGTTCCACGACCATCCGCAGCAGATCGGCGCTGCGCGTCGGTGTCAGCTCATGGTCTTGGTAGTTGGCCAGTCCCACCCTGACCCCACCACCGCCGGCCGACTCGACCACCCGGTTCAGCTCCAGCACCGCCTTGCGATAGCGTGACACGTTACCGTAGGTACCGGGCTCGCGCAGGGCGCGAAGGTTCGCCTCCCGGTTTTTCCAGGCCCGCCGCCCCCAACGATCCCCCGCCGGCGGCACCCCCGCCCCATCAAGCAGATGAACCATTCCCTCCAGCCCCAGGTCGGCCACCCGACACACCACCCCGGCCCGGCGCACAACTCCTGCCAGCGAAGCGATCCCCGCCGGCGGTTCACAGGGCTTGGCAACTGGCGGGTAGAGCAAAAGCATAAAGATGTTCCCCTTGTAAAACAGTCATACTCATCAGGTTACTTCTACGTTTCTCCATTTTGCGCATGCCTGCGGCGCGACACTACCGTACCATACGCAGAGACCACAAAGAAGACTCGGTACCAATCCCCCTGTCAACGATCAGATGGTGAAACACCTCTGTGAACACATGCTGAACCAAGCCTGACTCCATGGTGACCTACGCTGGGATACGTCCAGCTTGTCTGCGTTAATCTCAAACGGCTTACCTGACCAACCAAGTATCTTTGCCATTTATACGAACTTCGCCTAAGCAGTTATTTTGTAATTGTTTCCTGGTTGCCTTTTGCCACATTTTTATTGCCAACATCCTAACAGTGCATTAATCTTCATTTTTACGTCGGAAATCTCGATATATAGCCGATTCTTTTGGGAACGTTTCAGATTATCATCACAGGGAACATATTCTCCTCAACTGAGCATTCTCAAGTTAAGCAGGGAGCAAAATCGAAAAATAAGTACTAACCGCGAATTCGCCCAATTAACGTTAGCGATTAAAATGACATGAAATTAATTAAGTGGTTATCTAAGGCATGGCCATTTATAATCGTTACCTTTTTTGGTACTTTACACTACAATGTCATAAAATTTGTTCCTAATGACAATATCGAGTTTACAAATAACGTAATTGCTTCTTTCACCCAAGTGGCTGGAGGGTTAATTGTACTCTCAACTATTAACTCCAATTTAGGGTTATTTAGACAAATAAGCCTCTTCAGTATTTTTCAAAATTGGGTGAAGTCATTTCCATATTTCCGTAAAATAGAAATGATTACAGGTTCGGCACGCTGTGAAATGCCCTGTTTCACAATGTCAGCAGAAGGTAATACAAGCAAACCTTGCAACACTCTAGAAGAAAAAATAGAAGAGGCTCAACGTCAAATCAAAGAATTGAGAGATTTACTCTATAGGAAAGAGCATGAGTTATTAAGCAGAATTTCCCAAATTGATAACAATCTAAAAAGTGAAATCTACAAAAGGGCACCTTGAATAATGCCATTTTCAATAAACGCGTTGTTGCGCCGTAAAAATCTGCACTCATGAACACCGTTTTTCGTCAAACTATGACGGCCATGAGACGATTTTCTGCTCTCTTGATCTCACGTATCGCTCTTTCAGGAGCCGGTGAGCGCCTTCTACGTTCTGAAGGCGCACGTCTGCTGTTAAGCGGTGGCCAGCAGTGCAAAACGGCTCACATTGTAAGCCAAATTGCGCAAGCCGATCTTGGCCCTGATTCTGACCATGCCAATCCCGCGCATCAGTGTACTGCCGGTACGCATGGCCATCACCCCGAAGACATGTTCGACACGGCTACGGATCTTCGATCTGGTCCGATTCGCCTGGCGCTCTTCGTCGGTCAGCTTTCGGTGCCGGTTGCCCTTGAGCTGCAGGTGTTCTTGAAACCCTTGTTGTGCCAACTCCTGCAACGATTCTTCGGAACGGTACGCAGAAT encodes the following:
- a CDS encoding methylenetetrahydrofolate reductase C-terminal domain-containing protein, with the translated sequence MIVGQQKPFEEIWQMVKDHRQLTVFGCNTCVAVCHQGGNKEAGILASQLRMRATQEDLAREIVDSGVERQCEHEFFERTDELIRGSEAVLSLACGIGVQFMAERYPKIPVYPALNTTFLGDVPEVGLFREKCQACGDCVLGVTGGVCPVSRCAKRLLNGPCGGSTNGKCEISKETECAWQLVVDRLEALGRLGDYEKVMPIKDWSKDRAGGPRAFRLEDF
- a CDS encoding hydrogenase iron-sulfur subunit is translated as MPAGWQANIIAFACHYCAFAAADLAGVMRLSYQPNVKIVRLPCTGKLDQIYVLHAFERGIDGVFVAGULPGQCHFLEGNTNAAKRIQRVKKLLTTVGINPERVQFYNLSAAQGPRWAEICTEFTERIKELGPSPIWLALKRHQDEVATPAAETIP
- a CDS encoding B12-binding domain-containing radical SAM protein → MLLLYPPVAKPCEPPAGIASLAGVVRRAGVVCRVADLGLEGMVHLLDGAGVPPAGDRWGRRAWKNREANLRALREPGTYGNVSRYRKAVLELNRVVESAGGGGVRVGLANYQDHELTPTRSADLLRMVVEPERSPFFALLRRRLPELLNDQGDGWVGVSLNYLSQALSGFTLIGLVRRLAPATRVIVGGGLMTSWMRSPRWAEPFAGLIDHCVAGPGEAPLLALLGRSDGAVGEGGRSGGLDFDGLMLDDYVAPGFIVPYSCSSGCYWNRCSFCPERAEGNRFVMKSPAEVHAELTGLTQRYRPGLLHLLDNGVPPAVLDSFTAGYPGVPWYGFARIDKRLADADFCRRLKASGCVMLKLGLESGSQRVLDTLDKGIDLDTAAQALANLRRAGIATYVYLLFGTPAETEEDARRTMSFVGDHHRAITFLNLAIFNMPIDSPEAATVETMPFSDDDLALYTDFRHPQGWDRRQVRRFLDREFKRQPPLAAILRRDPPLFTSNHAPLLVMNGRWMERDSREPGGITNRKSGTGR
- a CDS encoding FAD-dependent oxidoreductase, encoding MTLDALGKENRSKVGSVLVVGSGVGGMQAALDMADSGLLVHMIGDESSIGGTMARLDKTFPTGDCAMCMISPRMVESSRHPNIKMHTLATVKSVAGREGDFTVTIEQPARYVDPDRCTGCGACEPGCPVRVPNEFNLGLDNRKAIFSLFPQAVPNTRAIDKRFCLYLTKDVCRKCEKACDAKAINFADQDRVYDLHVGSIVLTPGLKTYDPAIRREFGYGKIKNVVTSLQFERLLSASGPCGGTVARPSDQAHPKRLAWIQCVGSRNSHNANPWCSSVCCMYAAKQAIIAKEHDAEVQATVFYMELRAFGKDFDKYIDKAKNESGAIYRRAMVSEVIEDPATSNVIIHYVDDSGRRINEEFDLVILSIGFEPHLQARAFAETFGIEADGYGFAATSKLRPVETSRPGIYVAGIYQGPKDIPETVTQASGAAASAMSLLGERRGTEIEAVVLPPERDITGEEPRIGVFVCHCGINIAGTVDVQKVAEAAAAQPGVAHAETVIYACAPDGQEKVKETIKEKGLNRVIIASCTPRTHSPLFQDTIREVGLNKFLFELADIREQCSWVHKDDREAATRKAIEITNMNIAKGRLLEPVAQNSVGVTHAALVIGGGIAGMNASLSLAAQGFKVHLVEREAQLGGLLRRLRRNLEGDDVQAFLGETIDRVEQHPAIEVHLGTAVDHTDGFVGNFKTSLQDGAVIEHGAVLIASGGVEYPPQEYGYGDSERVITQRQLEDLLAGREPVAGETYMMIQCVGSREEPANYCSRICCQDALKNSIAIKERAPQATVAVLYRDMRAYGLKEDYYKKARDLGVLFFLFTPDEKPRVETEGERCRVSFPDKVLGKEMNIDADYVVLSTGLRPRPDAAELAKRYKLTCNIDEFFMEAHVKLRPVDFPSEGFFLAGLAHAPKNLEETISQSLAAAGRAGALLSKENLKVSGIISKHNRDICMSCLACFRACPFGSPFIDEDGRVSHNEVKCTGCGICAGICPAKAFQVNFFRDDQIIAMIDSVTELH